In one Nostoc sp. KVJ3 genomic region, the following are encoded:
- a CDS encoding lysylphosphatidylglycerol synthase domain-containing protein, producing the protein MKQFLRWIILGGTLFFLGKALKDNWIGVTAIRIDGVGWAIIAIATGVTLLAHTWAGWIWTWILQELNQSVSSPQFIQVYLKTNIAKYLPGNIWHHYGRIVAAKNANISAGAATLSVLLEPLLMLAAALIIILLCSSQFTTANTNLVLQILQFLSLAVVLCAIHPRFLNPVIRFLYRLKAKKSAATTQPTIPFNLKKYPLRPLLGELGFMGLRATGFILTMSALGSLSANQIPLLLGAFSCAWLLGFVIPGAPGGLGVFEATAYQLLQHHFPSALVFSAIALYRLISILAEIAGAALAWLDEHLAKS; encoded by the coding sequence ATGAAGCAGTTTTTACGCTGGATAATTTTGGGGGGGACGCTGTTTTTTTTAGGGAAAGCTCTGAAGGATAATTGGATTGGAGTGACTGCCATCCGCATTGATGGGGTAGGATGGGCAATTATAGCGATCGCTACTGGGGTAACTTTACTAGCACATACTTGGGCAGGTTGGATCTGGACTTGGATTCTGCAAGAGTTAAATCAATCTGTATCATCTCCCCAATTTATTCAAGTTTACCTAAAAACGAACATCGCTAAGTATTTACCAGGTAATATCTGGCATCACTACGGGCGAATTGTCGCCGCCAAAAATGCTAATATTTCTGCTGGTGCAGCCACCTTAAGCGTTTTGCTAGAACCGTTACTCATGCTAGCGGCTGCTTTAATCATCATTCTTCTATGCAGTAGCCAATTTACAACAGCTAATACTAACCTGGTTCTGCAAATACTGCAATTCCTGAGTTTAGCTGTAGTTCTTTGTGCGATTCATCCCCGGTTTTTAAACCCAGTTATTCGCTTTTTATACAGATTGAAAGCAAAAAAGTCTGCTGCTACAACTCAACCAACTATTCCCTTCAATCTGAAAAAGTACCCCTTACGCCCTTTGTTAGGAGAATTGGGCTTTATGGGACTACGCGCTACTGGGTTTATATTAACTATGTCCGCACTGGGTTCATTAAGTGCAAATCAAATTCCTTTGTTGTTAGGGGCTTTTAGTTGCGCTTGGCTGTTGGGGTTTGTGATTCCGGGTGCGCCTGGTGGGTTGGGTGTGTTTGAAGCGACTGCATATCAACTTTTGCAACATCACTTCCCATCTGCTTTAGTGTTTAGTGCGATCGCTCTATATCGCCTCATTAGTATTCTAGCTGAAATTGCGGGTGCTGCTCTTGCTTGGTTAGATGAACACCTGGCTAAATCATGA